The following proteins come from a genomic window of Nitrospira sp.:
- a CDS encoding Glycosyltransferase yields the protein MKRQIALISEHASPVSLLGGVDCGGQNLYVGQVAKTLAAMGCDVDVFTRRDSNILPETAEWVNGVRIIHVPAGPPAYVRKEELLPHMKPFTEYMLQFCRCQRKAYDLIHANFWMSGLVATELKKQLGIPFVITFHALGRVRRQFQRQADEFPDERFEIEDRLVAEADHIIAEAPQDEEDLIRLYNADPGNITMVPCGFDPTELAPMSKTLARISLGLPPDERVVLHLGRLVPRKGTETVVRAFGRLLHKHRVPARLLIVGGDRDDPDPRATPEIARLQAIAREENIADQVTFVGRRGREVLKYYYSAADIFVTTPWYEPFGITPLEAMACGTPVLGANVGGIKFTVRDGETGYLVAPQDPDRLAEKIAYLYANPKLLGVFGRQAIQRVNDLFTWSKVVKGLKSVYEQILAEKQLAGTYRTDERDLVNEQFDTAIKSLQENKRSLVVPILEAAHVLSDAFARGGKALICASPGQFSTAQLLAHRLLDIVGSGRPGLPAIALESTRTAGETGKDSSLAEQVKIFARPEDVVIGIGIDGMSAPLLRVFETAAQRGLQAVAIVGNEAGSEQFETHATLTIASPHGHARESVYHALLHILCGLVRQRVSAADRTPTGGTVHSIAERPRRMRSQTTRRRLPAQPAAKR from the coding sequence ATGAAACGGCAAATCGCGTTGATCAGCGAACACGCGTCCCCCGTCAGTCTTCTCGGCGGTGTGGATTGCGGAGGACAGAACCTCTATGTGGGACAAGTTGCGAAAACGCTGGCCGCAATGGGATGCGACGTCGATGTGTTCACGAGGCGCGACAGCAACATCCTTCCCGAGACCGCCGAATGGGTCAACGGCGTCCGGATCATTCATGTCCCGGCCGGTCCCCCCGCCTATGTCCGGAAGGAAGAATTGTTGCCGCACATGAAGCCCTTTACGGAGTACATGTTGCAGTTCTGCCGCTGCCAACGGAAAGCCTACGATCTCATCCATGCGAATTTCTGGATGTCGGGACTGGTTGCGACAGAGCTGAAGAAACAGTTGGGGATCCCGTTCGTCATCACGTTCCATGCCTTGGGACGCGTCCGGCGACAATTTCAACGCCAAGCCGATGAATTCCCCGATGAGCGCTTCGAGATCGAGGATCGTCTTGTCGCGGAGGCCGACCACATCATCGCCGAAGCCCCTCAGGACGAGGAAGATCTGATTCGGTTGTACAACGCCGATCCCGGGAATATCACGATGGTTCCCTGCGGATTCGACCCTACGGAGCTCGCTCCCATGAGCAAGACGCTGGCCCGCATCTCGCTCGGCCTTCCTCCGGATGAGCGCGTCGTGCTCCATCTGGGCCGGTTGGTTCCGCGCAAGGGAACCGAAACGGTCGTCCGCGCCTTCGGACGACTTCTGCACAAGCATCGTGTACCGGCGCGTTTGCTGATCGTCGGCGGCGACCGTGATGATCCCGATCCTCGCGCCACCCCCGAAATCGCGCGATTACAGGCCATCGCCCGTGAAGAGAACATTGCCGATCAGGTGACGTTTGTCGGACGACGCGGGCGCGAAGTGTTGAAATACTACTACAGCGCCGCGGATATCTTCGTGACCACACCGTGGTATGAGCCGTTCGGCATCACTCCGTTGGAAGCGATGGCCTGCGGAACGCCCGTCCTCGGAGCCAACGTGGGCGGCATCAAATTTACGGTCCGTGACGGAGAAACCGGCTATCTGGTCGCCCCTCAAGATCCGGATCGACTCGCGGAAAAGATCGCGTATCTCTATGCCAATCCCAAGCTTCTCGGAGTATTCGGTCGCCAAGCCATTCAGCGGGTCAACGATTTGTTTACCTGGAGCAAGGTCGTCAAAGGATTGAAGTCCGTCTATGAGCAAATTCTGGCCGAGAAGCAACTGGCCGGTACCTATCGGACTGATGAGCGCGATCTGGTGAACGAACAGTTCGACACCGCCATCAAATCGCTTCAGGAAAACAAGCGCAGCCTTGTGGTGCCGATTCTGGAAGCGGCCCATGTGCTGAGCGACGCATTCGCGAGAGGCGGCAAAGCGCTCATCTGCGCCTCGCCCGGACAGTTCTCGACGGCGCAACTGCTGGCACACCGCCTGCTGGATATTGTCGGAAGCGGACGTCCCGGTTTGCCCGCCATCGCGCTTGAGTCCACGCGCACAGCCGGTGAGACGGGAAAGGACTCCAGCCTCGCCGAACAAGTCAAAATCTTTGCGCGTCCGGAAGATGTCGTCATCGGCATCGGGATCGATGGCATGAGCGCTCCATTATTGCGTGTATTCGAGACGGCCGCTCAGCGTGGGCTTCAGGCCGTCGCCATTGTGGGGAATGAAGCCGGCTCGGAACAGTTCGAGACGCACGCCACGCTGACGATTGCGTCTCCACACGGTCACGCGCGGGAGTCCGTCTATCACGCGCTTCTGCACATCTTGTGCGGCCTCGTGCGGCAGCGTGTGTCCGCCGCAGACCGTACGCCGACCGGCGGCACCGTGCATTCCATTGCGGAGCGCCCACGTCGCATGAGAAGCCAAACGACGCGGCGCCGTCTGCCCGCGCAACCTGCCGCCAAGAGGTGA
- a CDS encoding Glycosyltransferase, whose product MKPLRIFTWHVHGNYLYYLSQTPHELYLPVGKSGIGYAGAAPGFPWPTRVHDVPIEEIHRLDVDVILYQSRSHYLRDQYDILSDRQRRLPAVFLEHDPPQEHPTNTRHVVDDPTMLLVHVTPFNELMWDNGQTPTTVIEHGVVVPDDVRYTGESAKGLVVVNGLRRRGRRLGADVFERVRREVPLDLAGMESEELGGLGEISHEALPALMCRYRFLFNPIRYTSLGLSVCEAMALGVPIVGLATTEMATLADQGGPGYVHTDIRKLIGYMQRLLSDPLEAQRLSIETRREGRRRFNIARFIDDWNAALAAAVRRGRTAQERPRRLEPLLAG is encoded by the coding sequence ATGAAGCCGCTTCGAATCTTCACATGGCACGTTCACGGCAACTACTTGTATTACCTGAGCCAAACACCCCATGAATTGTATCTTCCGGTCGGCAAGTCGGGAATCGGGTATGCGGGAGCCGCACCCGGTTTTCCCTGGCCGACACGAGTCCATGACGTGCCGATTGAAGAGATTCATCGGCTCGATGTCGATGTCATACTGTACCAATCACGCTCGCACTATCTGCGCGACCAATACGATATTTTGTCGGATCGGCAGCGCCGTCTCCCGGCTGTTTTCCTTGAGCATGATCCTCCTCAAGAACATCCGACCAATACACGTCACGTCGTCGATGATCCCACCATGTTGTTGGTCCACGTCACGCCATTCAATGAACTGATGTGGGACAACGGACAGACCCCTACGACGGTCATCGAACACGGTGTCGTCGTTCCGGACGATGTCCGGTATACCGGCGAGTCGGCGAAAGGTCTCGTCGTCGTGAACGGACTGCGCCGGCGCGGACGCCGCCTGGGCGCTGATGTGTTCGAGCGCGTGCGCCGAGAGGTGCCGTTAGACCTCGCCGGTATGGAATCGGAAGAATTGGGCGGGCTGGGAGAGATTTCACACGAAGCGCTGCCGGCATTGATGTGCCGCTATCGATTTCTCTTTAATCCGATTCGCTATACGAGTCTCGGCCTGTCGGTGTGCGAAGCCATGGCGCTCGGGGTGCCGATCGTCGGCCTTGCCACCACGGAAATGGCCACACTTGCCGATCAGGGAGGGCCTGGTTACGTCCATACCGATATCCGAAAGCTGATCGGCTATATGCAAAGACTCCTGTCCGATCCGCTCGAGGCTCAACGATTGAGCATTGAAACCCGTCGCGAGGGTCGGCGCCGTTTCAATATCGCGCGCTTCATCGACGATTGGAATGCCGCGTTAGCCGCAGCCGTTCGCCGTGGACGAACCGCACAGGAGCGACCGCGTCGTCTTGAACCACTTCTAGCAGGATGA
- a CDS encoding ADP-heptose--lipooligosaccharide heptosyltransferase II has product MSDERKDMGSETPLQMKPHTIAVVRALQLGDLLCSVPAFRSLRAAFPQAHIALIGLPWSKAFVNRFGRYLDEFIEFPGYPGLPERPPAVAAIPDFLATMQRRRFDLALQMHGNGRYTNQLLSLLGARMTAGFAHPDGHCPDERLFMPYPDHLPEADRHVALLQHLGIPTQGNHLEFPLNRHDVAAFRALQASHGLQPGSYICLHPGGRGSLRRWAPHLFSLVADRLVRAGYRIVITGTEEERPLAEAVMAHMREEATDLVGQTDLGTLAVLLDRSAMLISNDTGVSHVAAALQVPSVIVCIGSDPLRWSPQNTHLHRVLIGQGTTIDDVMGAVHTLERSSSRRHHTRLAAPYRGHALSDLSQAPRQSTESRPSSAFRSL; this is encoded by the coding sequence ATGAGTGATGAAAGAAAAGATATGGGTTCTGAAACGCCGCTGCAAATGAAACCGCACACCATCGCCGTGGTGCGGGCGCTGCAATTAGGAGATCTATTATGTTCTGTGCCGGCCTTCCGATCGCTACGGGCGGCGTTTCCCCAGGCTCACATCGCACTCATCGGCCTTCCTTGGTCCAAGGCTTTCGTCAACCGCTTTGGACGGTATCTCGATGAGTTCATCGAATTTCCAGGCTATCCCGGTCTTCCCGAACGGCCACCCGCGGTCGCCGCGATTCCTGATTTTTTAGCGACCATGCAGCGACGGAGATTTGACCTCGCGCTTCAAATGCATGGGAACGGCCGATACACCAACCAGCTTCTATCCCTTCTGGGTGCGAGAATGACGGCCGGTTTCGCTCACCCGGATGGTCATTGTCCTGACGAGCGCCTGTTCATGCCGTATCCCGACCATTTACCAGAGGCCGACCGACATGTGGCATTGCTGCAACATCTCGGCATTCCGACACAGGGCAATCACTTGGAATTTCCGCTGAATAGGCATGATGTCGCAGCCTTTCGTGCCCTCCAAGCCTCGCACGGACTTCAACCGGGATCGTATATCTGCCTCCATCCCGGAGGACGTGGTTCCTTACGCAGGTGGGCTCCGCATTTGTTTAGTCTCGTGGCGGATCGGCTGGTAAGAGCGGGATACCGCATCGTCATCACCGGTACGGAGGAGGAACGCCCGCTCGCAGAAGCCGTAATGGCTCACATGCGTGAAGAAGCGACCGACCTGGTAGGGCAAACGGATCTCGGCACACTTGCGGTTCTATTAGATCGGTCGGCGATGTTGATTTCGAATGATACCGGTGTCTCCCATGTGGCCGCAGCGCTGCAAGTCCCAAGTGTCATCGTGTGCATCGGGTCCGATCCGCTCCGTTGGAGTCCGCAAAATACCCATCTGCATCGCGTGCTCATCGGCCAAGGCACGACGATCGACGATGTCATGGGGGCAGTCCATACACTTGAGCGCTCGAGTTCTCGCCGTCACCACACGAGGCTCGCGGCACCGTATCGAGGGCATGCCCTTTCCGATCTCTCTCAGGCTCCACGGCAGTCAACCGAGAGCCGACCTTCCAGCGCTTTCAGGTCCCTATGA
- a CDS encoding ADP-heptose--lipooligosaccharide heptosyltransferase II, protein MTAIVADRPSVRLWRQTSRILCVRLDALGDVIMTGPALRALKQSAPNRHITLLTSAAGVHAGRLMPCIDDIWSYEAPWMKGAPEGQSAAADRALISRLRHGAFDAAVLFTVYSQNPLPAALMCWLADIPLRVAHCRENPYHLLTDWIPEPEPTSYIRHEVRRQLDLVSQIGAEVVNERLFLQIPGSAFHNLDETLGPLRTKIAEAVIIHAGATAASRRYPAEQFAIAADRLALTWKGPIIFTGVEGEHPLVESIRARMNVPTYSLVGRLQLPELAALLSRARVLISNNTGAVHVAAAVGTPVVDLYALTNPQHTPWHVPSRVLFHDVACKFCYKSTCPQEHHDCLRLVTPDEIVDAAVDLLGLSSTSPSEEGVHLVHTRS, encoded by the coding sequence ATGACGGCGATTGTCGCTGATCGACCGAGCGTCCGCCTCTGGAGGCAGACCAGCAGAATTCTCTGCGTGCGGCTCGATGCGCTCGGCGATGTCATCATGACGGGGCCGGCGCTGCGTGCGCTTAAGCAATCGGCTCCGAACCGTCATATTACCCTTCTTACCTCCGCCGCCGGCGTCCATGCGGGCCGTCTGATGCCTTGTATCGACGATATCTGGTCGTACGAAGCTCCATGGATGAAAGGGGCCCCTGAGGGGCAGTCGGCTGCGGCGGATCGTGCGCTGATTTCCCGCCTACGTCATGGAGCATTCGATGCCGCCGTTCTGTTCACCGTGTACAGCCAAAATCCCCTTCCGGCCGCCTTGATGTGCTGGCTGGCCGATATCCCGCTCCGTGTCGCGCATTGTCGGGAGAACCCCTACCATTTGCTCACGGATTGGATTCCAGAACCCGAGCCGACGTCTTATATTCGCCATGAGGTCCGACGTCAGCTGGATCTTGTCAGCCAAATCGGCGCCGAAGTCGTGAATGAGCGCCTCTTCTTACAAATTCCCGGCTCCGCCTTCCACAATCTCGACGAAACGTTGGGACCGCTCCGGACAAAGATCGCTGAAGCCGTGATCATTCACGCCGGTGCGACCGCAGCCAGCCGCCGCTATCCCGCCGAGCAATTCGCCATTGCGGCCGACCGGCTGGCTCTCACTTGGAAAGGGCCGATTATTTTTACCGGCGTCGAGGGCGAGCATCCCTTGGTCGAGTCGATCCGCGCTCGCATGAATGTCCCGACGTACTCGCTCGTCGGTCGACTGCAGCTCCCGGAGTTGGCCGCCTTGTTGAGCCGCGCGCGTGTCCTGATCTCAAACAATACCGGCGCGGTCCATGTCGCCGCTGCCGTGGGCACACCGGTCGTCGATCTGTATGCCTTGACCAACCCGCAGCATACGCCGTGGCACGTGCCGAGTCGCGTCTTATTCCACGATGTCGCTTGCAAGTTTTGCTACAAGAGTACATGCCCGCAGGAGCACCATGACTGCCTGCGTTTGGTGACACCGGACGAAATCGTCGACGCCGCAGTGGACCTGTTGGGCCTCAGCTCAACGTCACCCTCCGAAGAAGGAGTACACCTTGTACACACTCGGTCTTAA
- a CDS encoding Short-chain dehydrogenase/reductase SDR has protein sequence MTMTAPLQNTVALVTGGAQGLGEALCRTLGQDGATVAIADIRGEQAEALASKLNADGLHTVAVPMDVTDADAAQSAVRRFSEQYGKLDILINNAAIDKTVPVEELTVSEWDRIMATNLRGPFVMSKLALAMMIPRRTGHIINIVSTAAKRAWANASAYHASKWGLLGLSHALHVEARSHGVKVTAVISGGMRTPFLLDRFPDIDLATLQDPQNVAETVRYLLRLPADTVVPEMTVIPMRETSWP, from the coding sequence ATGACAATGACCGCGCCGTTACAGAATACAGTAGCACTGGTCACGGGAGGGGCCCAAGGTTTGGGGGAAGCCCTGTGCCGAACACTGGGTCAAGACGGCGCCACGGTCGCCATTGCCGATATCCGTGGAGAGCAGGCCGAAGCACTGGCTTCCAAGTTGAACGCCGACGGTTTGCACACAGTGGCCGTACCGATGGACGTGACGGACGCGGACGCGGCTCAATCGGCCGTGCGTCGGTTCTCGGAACAGTACGGCAAGTTGGATATCCTCATCAACAACGCCGCCATCGACAAGACGGTGCCGGTTGAAGAATTGACCGTGTCGGAGTGGGACCGCATCATGGCGACAAACCTCCGCGGCCCCTTCGTCATGTCCAAACTGGCATTGGCGATGATGATCCCTCGCCGTACCGGCCATATCATCAACATCGTTTCAACAGCCGCCAAGCGAGCCTGGGCCAACGCCTCCGCCTATCATGCCAGCAAATGGGGACTCTTGGGCCTGAGCCATGCGCTTCATGTCGAGGCTCGATCGCATGGCGTGAAAGTCACGGCCGTCATCAGCGGTGGGATGCGCACTCCCTTTTTACTGGACCGATTCCCGGACATCGACCTCGCGACGCTCCAGGATCCGCAGAATGTGGCGGAGACCGTGCGATATCTCCTGAGACTGCCCGCCGACACGGTGGTCCCGGAGATGACCGTCATTCCGATGCGGGAGACCTCGTGGCCATGA
- a CDS encoding Carbamoyltransferase family protein: MYTLGLNAAFHDSSACLVHDGMVVAAAEEERFTRIKHAKRPIPFSTYELPFHAVAFCLQRAGIHLRDVDHVAYAYDPMPKLGDHAGAVSLTLPMEPSAHPVAGEWESPWDPLFLSSIVNAPRHLVSGAPHHLHDRFAGVTAPGPYRWHWVDHHEAHAASAFLPSPFESAAVLTLDGRGEQATTTYHIGEGRGLRRLGQVDMPHSLGLLYEELTTYLGFLHSSDEYKVMALASYGKPKFKQPFRAIVEVHGDGQYRILPHRFETMFGPARAPGSPFEQRHYDLARSLQEVLEETALELAEWLHRTSGSPHLCMAGGVALNCVMNASLRDRGPFQSIWVQPAAGDAGTAMGAALAVDAAQRQAVGPRAFRMEHAFWGPSYSDEDIESVLRRAKLPFRRLTDVEGETAALLARDHILGWFQGAMEFGPRALGSRSILASPINPSMQDRLNDIKDREDFRPVAPVVLEEAAGQWFEGAERSPFMLFTYQVRPDRANRIPAVRHVDGSARVQTITREQHPRYYELIKAFEAKTGVPILVNTSFNTRGAPIVCTPREAVEAYSSSPLDALVIGPFLLTKSLAA, translated from the coding sequence TTGTACACACTCGGTCTTAATGCGGCGTTCCATGACTCCTCGGCTTGCTTGGTCCATGATGGGATGGTCGTCGCCGCGGCCGAGGAAGAGCGGTTTACGCGGATCAAGCATGCCAAGCGTCCTATTCCGTTCAGCACCTATGAATTGCCCTTTCATGCCGTTGCCTTCTGTCTTCAGCGCGCCGGCATTCACTTGCGGGATGTCGATCACGTCGCCTATGCGTACGATCCGATGCCCAAGCTGGGCGACCATGCAGGTGCGGTATCCCTCACGTTGCCGATGGAGCCGAGCGCCCATCCGGTCGCGGGTGAATGGGAATCACCCTGGGATCCGCTTTTTCTTTCCTCGATCGTGAATGCTCCACGACACTTGGTGTCGGGCGCTCCGCATCATCTACACGATCGGTTCGCCGGTGTCACAGCCCCGGGGCCCTATCGGTGGCACTGGGTCGATCATCATGAAGCCCATGCAGCCAGCGCATTTTTGCCTTCACCCTTCGAGAGTGCCGCCGTGCTGACGTTGGACGGCAGAGGGGAACAAGCCACCACCACCTACCATATCGGGGAAGGCCGTGGATTGCGACGGCTCGGCCAGGTCGACATGCCTCACTCGCTGGGACTGCTCTATGAGGAACTGACCACCTACTTGGGGTTTCTGCACTCGTCCGATGAATACAAGGTCATGGCCCTCGCTTCCTATGGGAAACCGAAGTTTAAACAGCCCTTCCGAGCCATTGTGGAAGTCCATGGCGACGGCCAATATCGGATTCTCCCTCACCGATTCGAAACCATGTTCGGCCCGGCACGCGCGCCCGGCTCTCCATTCGAGCAACGACATTACGACTTGGCGCGGTCGCTCCAGGAAGTGCTGGAAGAGACGGCATTAGAGTTGGCGGAGTGGTTGCACCGGACGTCGGGCTCTCCACACTTATGTATGGCCGGAGGCGTGGCGTTGAACTGCGTCATGAATGCCTCTCTCCGTGACCGCGGGCCGTTTCAATCGATATGGGTGCAGCCGGCGGCCGGCGATGCCGGTACCGCGATGGGCGCTGCGCTCGCGGTGGACGCCGCACAGCGGCAGGCGGTCGGCCCACGAGCATTTCGTATGGAGCATGCGTTCTGGGGACCTTCGTACAGCGACGAGGACATCGAATCCGTATTGCGCCGCGCCAAGCTTCCGTTCCGCCGTTTAACCGATGTCGAGGGGGAGACCGCCGCGTTATTGGCACGCGATCATATTCTCGGCTGGTTTCAAGGCGCGATGGAATTCGGCCCTCGCGCATTGGGAAGCCGGTCGATCCTTGCTTCTCCGATCAACCCCTCCATGCAGGATCGATTGAACGACATCAAAGACCGCGAGGATTTTCGGCCGGTGGCGCCCGTCGTGTTGGAGGAGGCGGCCGGGCAATGGTTTGAGGGAGCGGAGCGTTCGCCGTTCATGCTCTTTACGTATCAGGTGCGGCCTGATCGGGCGAATCGAATTCCCGCCGTCCGACACGTCGACGGATCGGCGCGGGTGCAGACGATCACACGTGAGCAACACCCGCGCTATTACGAGCTGATCAAAGCGTTTGAAGCGAAGACCGGCGTGCCGATCTTGGTCAACACCTCTTTCAATACGAGAGGTGCGCCGATCGTCTGTACACCTCGCGAAGCCGTTGAAGCCTATAGTAGTTCTCCGTTGGACGCGCTGGTGATCGGGCCGTTCCTCCTGACCAAATCACTGGCCGCTTAA
- a CDS encoding malto-oligosyltrehalose trehalohydrolase — protein sequence MDAIKDTRMAHTIPLGARAVETGVQFRVWAPKVHRIEVVFGSGDTRSLRRDDETGYFTAIISDVSPGMTYRYRVDGKADFPDPCSRFQPEGPHGPSHIVDPSAYRWRDREWPGVHMAGQVIYELHIGAFTEESTFDAAIRELDALKRLGITLLEVMPITEFPGRWNWGYDGVCLFAPSHMYGDYDALKRFVDAAHGTGLGVILDVVYNHFGPDGNYTSVFSDDYVTDRYPNEWGQALNFDGPRSEGMREFVVQNACYWIEEFHLDGLRIDATHAIHDVSDYHILGELSVQARRAAGRRTIVLIAENESQDIRAVRPVEQGGWGLDAIWCEDFHHVSRVAATGRSEAYYTDYRGTPQEFLSAIKRGFLYQGQRYHWQRKARGTVVDREPAGSFVFYIQNHDQIGNALTGNRLHALTSPGKYRVLTAIHLLAPQTPMLFMGQEYGASNPFLYFVDFGSHELGPKVRQGRQEFLSQFPSYASDEARKAMFDPNDPMTFERSKLDRAERSVHGPLYRLHRDLLRLRREDPVFSAQSREHIDGAVLNAHAFVLRYFEDTGYDRLVVVNLGADLDFVPAPEPLLAPRPDGYWALLWSSDHPQYGGPGIVNPLTDTGWHIPAESATVFRIERNVAALLHGRTQ from the coding sequence ATGGATGCGATAAAAGATACACGCATGGCCCATACAATTCCGCTCGGAGCACGGGCTGTAGAAACAGGTGTGCAGTTTAGAGTGTGGGCTCCCAAAGTCCATCGCATCGAGGTTGTGTTCGGGAGCGGCGACACCCGATCGCTCCGGAGAGACGATGAAACGGGCTATTTCACTGCGATCATCTCCGATGTCAGCCCGGGCATGACGTATCGTTACCGGGTGGATGGGAAAGCGGATTTCCCGGATCCTTGTTCACGTTTTCAACCGGAAGGACCTCATGGCCCTTCGCACATCGTCGATCCCTCCGCCTACCGCTGGCGAGATAGAGAATGGCCGGGCGTCCATATGGCGGGGCAAGTCATCTATGAACTCCATATCGGCGCTTTCACCGAAGAGAGTACGTTCGACGCCGCCATTCGAGAGCTGGATGCGCTCAAACGTCTCGGAATCACTCTGTTGGAAGTCATGCCGATCACCGAATTTCCCGGCCGCTGGAATTGGGGGTACGACGGGGTGTGTCTGTTCGCTCCGTCACATATGTATGGGGACTATGATGCCCTCAAACGCTTCGTGGATGCGGCCCATGGAACTGGGCTGGGAGTCATTTTAGACGTGGTTTACAATCATTTTGGACCGGATGGAAACTATACATCGGTATTCAGCGACGACTATGTCACCGACCGATATCCGAATGAGTGGGGACAAGCTCTCAATTTCGATGGGCCAAGGTCGGAAGGCATGCGGGAATTCGTCGTCCAAAATGCCTGCTATTGGATCGAAGAATTTCACCTTGACGGTTTGAGGATCGACGCGACGCATGCAATCCACGATGTCAGCGATTACCATATCTTAGGAGAGCTGTCCGTTCAGGCACGGCGGGCGGCAGGGCGGCGGACCATCGTGTTGATCGCCGAAAACGAATCGCAGGACATCCGTGCGGTTCGGCCTGTGGAACAGGGAGGGTGGGGTCTTGATGCCATTTGGTGCGAAGATTTCCATCATGTGTCGCGGGTGGCGGCCACAGGACGCAGCGAAGCGTACTACACCGACTATCGCGGTACGCCGCAGGAATTTCTTTCGGCCATAAAGCGCGGGTTTTTGTACCAGGGCCAGCGGTACCACTGGCAACGGAAGGCCAGGGGAACGGTCGTCGATCGGGAACCAGCCGGCAGCTTCGTGTTCTATATACAAAACCATGATCAAATAGGAAATGCCCTTACAGGCAACCGACTCCATGCGTTGACGAGCCCCGGAAAATATCGTGTTCTCACGGCGATTCATTTGTTGGCCCCTCAGACGCCCATGTTGTTCATGGGGCAGGAGTATGGCGCGTCGAATCCGTTTCTCTACTTCGTCGACTTCGGCAGCCATGAGCTCGGCCCCAAGGTCCGACAAGGACGGCAGGAGTTCTTAAGCCAATTTCCCAGTTACGCTTCCGATGAAGCACGGAAGGCGATGTTCGATCCGAACGATCCCATGACGTTCGAGCGATCCAAGCTGGACCGCGCTGAACGGAGCGTTCACGGACCGCTCTACCGACTCCACCGAGACCTGTTGCGACTGCGTCGTGAAGATCCGGTGTTCTCCGCGCAGTCACGCGAACACATTGATGGGGCCGTTCTGAATGCGCACGCCTTCGTCCTCCGCTATTTTGAAGACACCGGTTATGACCGTCTTGTCGTCGTCAATTTGGGGGCGGATCTCGACTTTGTCCCCGCTCCGGAGCCCTTGCTGGCTCCACGGCCTGATGGATACTGGGCGCTTCTATGGTCGAGCGATCATCCTCAATACGGCGGGCCCGGGATCGTCAATCCACTGACGGATACAGGATGGCACATTCCGGCCGAGTCGGCGACGGTGTTCCGCATCGAGCGGAATGTTGCGGCATTACTCCATGGGCGGACCCAATGA
- a CDS encoding D-glycero-beta-D-manno-heptose-1,7-bisphosphate 7-phosphatase, which translates to MSRKAVFLDKDGTLIENHPFDRDPEHIEWLPGTIEGLRVLHHAGYALIVVSNQGGVAQGRFTVEDLLREELGLRAELAKFHVPLTGYYYCPHHTEGTVPPFNIDCYCRKPNPGLLIQAADELHVNLTHSWMIGDILHDVEAGRAAGCRTVLLTNGNETEWNLTPLRWPNLIADEMFEAARLITFTDLIQTDERPCLQDDGSKEP; encoded by the coding sequence ATGAGCCGAAAAGCCGTATTTTTGGATAAAGACGGCACATTGATCGAGAACCATCCGTTCGATCGCGACCCCGAACACATCGAATGGCTCCCTGGCACGATCGAAGGATTGCGTGTGTTGCACCACGCGGGCTATGCCCTGATCGTGGTGTCCAATCAGGGAGGAGTCGCGCAGGGGCGGTTCACGGTGGAAGACCTGTTGCGCGAGGAGCTCGGTCTTCGAGCCGAGCTCGCAAAGTTCCACGTCCCTCTGACGGGTTATTACTACTGTCCCCATCATACGGAGGGCACCGTTCCCCCATTCAACATCGACTGCTATTGTCGAAAACCCAATCCCGGCCTGCTGATTCAGGCCGCCGATGAGCTCCATGTGAATCTGACGCATTCATGGATGATCGGCGATATCCTGCACGACGTTGAAGCCGGCCGCGCGGCCGGCTGCCGCACCGTCTTACTCACGAACGGCAATGAAACCGAATGGAATCTCACCCCCTTGCGTTGGCCTAACTTGATTGCCGACGAGATGTTCGAAGCGGCCCGGCTCATCACGTTCACCGATCTGATTCAGACCGACGAACGACCGTGCTTGCAAGATGACGGATCGAAAGAGCCATGA